One window from the genome of Papilio machaon chromosome 6, ilPapMach1.1, whole genome shotgun sequence encodes:
- the LOC106716667 gene encoding protein FAM32A, whose amino-acid sequence MVEEDEYACVNRSQLKIKDNSGIKKKKKKKSSKETEKAIENEVKEQIKQQKSSNEKTKAELAFLKMQEKMKKQRIQQKAEMTHKQRVEKFNQHLDSLTEHFDIPKVSWTK is encoded by the exons ATGGTTGAAGAAGACGAATACGCTTGTGTAAACAGATCgcagttaaaaattaaggataattctggaattaaaaagaaaaagaagaagaaatcgAGTAAAGAAACGGAAAAGGCTATTGAGAATGAAGTGaaagaacaaataaaacaacagaaaAGCAGTAATGAAAAGACAAAAGCTGAGCTTGCTTTCTTAAAGATGCAGGAAAAAATG aaaaaacaaagaattcAACAAAAAGCTGAGATGACTCACAAACAAAGAGTAGAGAAGTTCAACCAACATTTGGACAGCTTGACGGAGCACTTTGATATTCCTAAAGTTTCCTGGACAAAATAG